The sequence TTTATCTTTTGCCTTTGTTTACTGGCTCACCCGTAAACGGGTCCATATACTCTTTTAAACTTATTTGGTCATGTGCAATATCTTCTTGAAGTTGATTTCTTATATACTGTTCTATTGCCTTTTTATTTCTGCCTACTGTATCTACATAATATCCTTTACACCAAAATTGTCTATTTCCATA comes from Garciella nitratireducens DSM 15102 and encodes:
- a CDS encoding transposase, translated to YGNRQFWCKGYYVDTVGRNKKAIEQYIRNQLQEDIAHDQISLKEYMDPFTGEPVNKGKR